The genomic stretch AGTCCGTGGCCGACGCGGAATTCGTTGACGGTGGCGGTGAGGGAGCCGAGCTGGGTGAAGTCGGTGGTGGTGGTGTTGCGGTTGCTGCCGTCGTCGAAATTGATGGGTGGTGCGGGTGGGACGGACTCGGTCATGCCGGGGATGAAGCTGGTCGCCGTTTGAAGTCCGAGCTCAACGTTGGCGGTTGCGTTGTTGACGACGAGATTGCCGCCCCCGGTGAAGTTGGCGAGGGTGGTGTTTTTGGCGGAGTTGGCAACGCCGGTGATGAGTCCGCCGGTGCCGGTGACGGTAAGGGTTTCGCCACTTCCAATGATGACGTTGCTGGCAAGAGTGGTGTTGTTGCCGGTGAGGGTGAGACTGGAGACTTGCTGGCTGGCGGTGCTCAGATCGAAGGTGCTGTCGGTGGTGGCAACCCCAACCGCGCTGACGTTGCCGCCGACGATGACAGCGGTGTTGGTGGGCAGGGCGTTGTCGACGCCTGCTTTGAGGATGCCGGAAGTGATGCGGGTGGGGCCTGCGTAGGTGTGGGTGCCGGCGGGGGCGGAAAAGAGCAGGGTGCCGTCGCCGGTTTTGTTGATGCCGCCTGCGCCAGTGATGGCGGCGGAGATGTCGGCGGTGGTGTTGAGGTTGATGCGGACTTCGGTGGCGGCGTTGGCGATTTGGAGTTCTCCGCCTGCGTCGGTGAGGGCGTAATTTTGCGCGAACTGGAGGCCGTTGACTTCAATGTCGTCCTGAACCTGGACGGTGCCACCGGCGGCTCCGGCGAAGATGGCGATTTTTTCGGTGGCAGCGGCCCAGCTGGTGTTGGTGGTGCCGTCGGCGCTGGTGAAGTTGGTGGTGGCGTTGGTCCAGATGCCGGGGCCGCCGTCGACGATGCCGTTGGCAGTGGTGTTGACGCCGTCCCAATACTGAGCGGCGGTGATGGCGTTGGCGAGAAGATTGACCTGGTTGGCGATGGTGGTGTCCACGGAGAGGTCGTAACCGGCAATAACCTGGGCGGTGAGGACGTTGTCGGTCAGAGATCCGGTGTAGTCGATGAGGCGGTAGCTGCCAGCGGTGAATCCGGCTCCGGGGCTGATGCGGGCGATGCCGTCGAGGGTGAGGTCGCCGGTGACGTTGATGAGATCGCTGGCGGTGCCGAGATCCATGATCAGGGCGGAATTTTGGTTGAGGATGAGGTTGCCGTTGATGCCCAGGGTGCCGGTAGAGCCGGGGACTTCGGCGTTGCCGACGAGGAGGGATCCGCCATTGGCGATGGTGGTGGAGCCGACCGTGCCGATGTGGGCGAAGGTGGCGGTGTTGTTGACGTTGACGGCGGTGTTGGCGAGGGAGCCGGTGACGTTGAGGATGCCGGCGTTGACGGTGGTGGTGCCGGTGTAGGTGTTGGCTCCGGAGACGGTCCAGAGTCCGGTGCCATTTTTGGTGAGGGTGCTGATGGCGGCGCTTTCGAGCGGGGCGGCGAGGCTGCCGTCTCCTGCACCGGCGAGGGTGAGGGTGCGACTGGTGCCAGCGATGGCGGTGGTGTTGGTGAGGTTGAGTCGGCCGCTGTCGGAGGCAATGGTGGTGTTGCCTGCGAGGGAAAGAGCGCCGCCGAAGTTGTTGGTGCCACTGACGTTGACGAGAGCGCCGGTTTGACCGCTGGCTCCGGTGCCGTTGAGGGAGAGGGCTTCGGCACCGACGGAGATGTTGTTCTGAAGTTGAAGGGTGGCTCCGCTGGCCACCGTTGTTCCGGCACCGACGGCGGTGGGGGTGGTTTCGTTGGAGAGAACGGCACCCAGGGCGTTGCTGTCCTGGATGTTGAGGACGCCGGCGTTGATGTTGGTTTCGCGGGTGTAGGTGTTGGCGGAGGTCAGGGTCCAGGTGCCGGTGCCGGACTTGAAGAGTCGGAGGCTGGCCACGGCGGCGGCGTTGCCGGTGGTGCCGCCAATCTGGCCCTGGATGACACCGTTGCCAGAGCCGCGCAGGGTGAGTTCGGCGATGTTGGCGGCGGCGGCACTTCCCACGCGGACGTCGTTGGTGAAGGTGAGGGTTTCGCCGGCAGTGAAGACGTCGATGACACCGCGTCCGGTGTTTCCCGCGGCGTCGTTGCGCATGACGACGAGGCGGTCGGTGCTGGTGGTGACGCCGGTGTATTCGAGTCGGCCGGTGGTGCTGCTGCCCTGGCCGAAGAGGATGCGGCCATTTCTGCCAAACGCGGAGTTGGATGCGGCGTCGGTGCCGTTGTTGGAAAGGGTGGCTCCACGGAAAGCACCGTCGGAGATGCCGACGTCGCCGCTAAAGGAGTTGTTGTCGTTGTTGAGGAAGACAGTGCCTGGGTCAGTGCGGGAAATGCCGCTGGTGCCGGTGATCAGCCCTTGAATGTCAAAATTGCCGCCTCCACGATAGGTGATGCCGCTGCCCACCGCTCCGGTGAGGGTGAGGGTGGTTCCGCCGGTATTGTTGTAGAATGCCCCGCCTCCCGTGATGGTGCGGTTGGTGGTCTGGTTGCTGGTGCCGACGTATTTTAAGTGGATGCCTGATCCGAGGGTGACGGCATTGCCAGCGCCCAAGGAGCTGTTCTGGCCGATGTTGGCGATGCTGGTAAAAAGGAGGGTGCCGGTATTGATGGCGACGTTGCCGGTGAAGGAGTTGGCATCATTGGTAATTCTCCAGACGCCGCGTTGGTTGCTGAGGCCGGTGATGTTGAGCGCCAGGCTGGACGCACCGCCATTGGAGATGAGTCCGTTGATGAGGTTGCCAGAGTTGTCGTTGCTGCGATTTCCAGCGGACCCGGTGAAGTTGAGGGTGATCGTTCCGGTGGTGGTGCCGCCGCTGATGCCACCATTGAGGATCATTTTGTAGGTGTTGGGATCGGCATCCGCGGAGGCAGAGTTGTTGGTGAAGGTGTAGGTGCCATTGCCGGTGGCGCTGGTGGGCTCAATGATGAGGGGGGCGTTGATGGTGACGGGAGAAGTGACGCCGGCGTCCATGACGATTGATCCCCCGCTGCTGAGACGAAGGGTTTCGCCGAGGTTGATGCCCGCGCTGCCGATGGTGTAAGAGCCGGAGGCTCCCGTCGAAAACCTCAGACTGCCGATATTGCGACCGGCATCAATAGTGACCAGCGTGCCGGTGGTGGCGGTGTTGAAGGTGGCGATGTCCGCATTGGTGGTGCCGGGGTTGGCTCCGGGAATGCCAGGTGCCCAGTTGGCAACGTTGTCCCAGGCCTGAGTGCCGGTGCCGCCAATCCAGCTGGCATTGGCACCTTCAGTGGTGGTGGGGAGAAAAGGCAGCGAGAGGAAAAGGCCAAGGAAAAAGCGGACGGCGAAAGCGTTGGGGCAGGGGGAGTTGTTGGAGGTGGACGCAATCATGGAACGTTGAGGCTATCGGAATCGGTTGGCGGTGTCAATACGGCATGTTCTTTAGAACTCCCGTGATCAATTGACGGGTTCGATGATAAAAACGTGGCGTGACAGGTAAGGTGTTTGGAATGAGAGGGCGGTGATGGTGGTGGGGAGGAATTTTGATATTTACATGAGTTTTCGACGTAAATACACTGTGATGATGAAAGCTCCCGTTTCGACGTTTAGGAAAAAATCATGGACGGAAATGGTTTCGGTGACCGGGCTCTGCATTGGTATGGGCTTGGGCTTCTGCTTCGGATTGGGAATTGGTATGAGTGGAGCGCAGGGGGCGACGGTTTTGTATTACCAGATGGAGGGAACCGCCGGGACGACCGCTGCTGCAGTTGCCGATTCTGGGGCGAACGGGTTGACGGGAACGGCGGGTAATTATGGTGGTGGCGGGGCGGCGACACCAACCTACAGCGGCGTCACGGTGGGGCCGATCATTACGGCGGGGATTGGTGGGGCGGTGGTGAATGCCAACAACACGACGTCGTTGAAGTTTGAGAATCCGGGGGTGGCCGGTGGGAATTTTCAGACGAATGCAGGTGGCCGGGTGACGCTGGCGTCCTCGGCGTTGTTGGAACCAGCGAATTTTACCATTGAGGCATTTGTGCGGGTGGAAAGTCAGATTCAGTTTGCGAGTATTGTAGGGAAAGAGCGCAATTCGGGATCGACCTGGCTGATGGATTCGAACCCGTCGGGGCATTCGGGGGTGACTGAACCTACGAATATGACCTTGCGGGCAAGGATTGATCATCAAGTTCTCGAGTCGTCGGGTGGGATGGGTTCGGGGCAGAATCAATCTTTTGGTTCATCGGGCTCGATTTCTTCAGCGGCGACGGGTTTGGGCGATGGATGGCATCACGTGGCGATGACTTATGATGATTCGGAAAACCGTGTGCGCTTGTTCGTGGATTATGTGCAGGTGGGCACCGGGGTTCTCAGTGCTGACGGGGTGCAGGACCTGGTGTATAACGGTGGCCTGTTTTTCATCGGCGGCGGCGGTGGCGGACGTGGGTTTGACGGGTGGATTGATGAGGTGCGGTTTTCGGATTCATTGCTGGTGACCAATGACTTCCTTCGCGTGGTGCCCGAGCCCGGCAGGATGGTGTTGCTGATGATGGCAGGGTTGATGGGGATGATGTGGCGGCGGCGCGGGTGAGGTCGTCTATTGCAGACTTCTGGGCAAGCGACGGCGGCGGGGTTGAGAGGGTTAAAACCGCAATTGCCTTGAGGCTCAGGCTTTGCTGACTCCCGGCAGGTAGGATGCCTATGAAAGCGGGTCGTTCGTTTAACGACGATGAACTGACCCGCCGGTGTGATCCCCCATTGAGGGAGGATCTTGGGCAGTTAAGGATTGGGAGTAGTAGGAGGAGGAGTAAGAGTTGGCTCCTCCACGGGTTCGTGGCGCACGCCGATATCGAGGATGGCGCGGGCGTTTTTGTAACCCTGGATGAAGACGGGTTCAGCAATGATGAACTGCTGCATCAACTTATCCAATGACCATTCGAAGTGATCATCGAGTTTCTTGAAGGCGACTTCGACGGCGTCGGTGGATTGGGAAATGGAAACCTGGGCACCGCGTGGGGCGTCTTTCACGAGGTCGTATTGGGTCACGGCGGAGTCCATGGCGCTCAGCAAGGCGGCGGTCATGCCGAATCCGGCCAGGCTGGGTTGTCCGGCAGGAGGCGGGGTCGTGGTTTGGTCGGCGATTCGGTGAGGCTACTTATATTTAAATTCCTAGTGCCGAAAGTCCCGGTTTTAGTGCTGCCTCGAGTTTGATCATGCTATCGATCATGCTTGATTGAATCATGGTCCATTCGGACTCGGGACTGCGATAGCCGCCGCGTTCGATGGTGTCCTTGATTCTACAGGCACGTTTTGTCTCAAGAGGTTCCCACAAAAGAGGTGCGCCAAAGGTTGCCTCGATCTCATCTTTGCGGGCAAGCAGTTGTTCGAAGATGCTTTTGTTCTCAAGTTCGTTCCCACGATCAATGTAAAGTTCGGTGCTGGCGGTTTGCAGGCCGATCGCGTAGTTAAAACTCAGGCCAGCGACTCCGGATGTTGCGCTGAGGTAGCCGGCGGTTCCTGGTTTGCGATGCGCGTGCCGGGTCTGGCGGGTGCGCGCCATGGCGATGAGTGTTTCCCAGAATTTCAGGCGCTCGTCGTGCCGTCCCACCCGTCTTTTGCGGTCAACCTGCTCCTTTTCTCGAAGCTGCACCTGATACTCGTTGGCTTCAGGAAGAGGGATGATTTGCTGCACGTCGATCAAGTGTTTACCGGCGTCGAGGTAGGGACGCAGCCGCACGCAGCGGATGTCGATGTCCCGCTCGCGAAGCCAGAGAACAGCGGTGGTGAGTTCCTTGCCAAAATCTTCGGAGACGAGCACGATGCGCACATCGGGTGCGAAGGATTCCTCTTCGGGATTTTCCCAGCCGAGGAAGTCGAGCATGCGCGTTCTGGCTTCATCGGCTGGCTGGCCGATGCGGGAGAGAAAGTTGGCGTGAATCTGCTCGGCGCGGTCAAAGGTCATGGCGGAAACCATGCTGGCATAGCGGATGGCCTGGAGTTCCATGTGGCCGCCATCGTTGGTGCGTTTGAGTTCGACAACGACAAGGTTTGCCAGGGTGTCGATGGCAAGCAGGTCAATGCGACGGCGGCTTTCGTCCCAGTCGCCGAACTCTTCGGTAAGGACATAGAGATCGTCGCCGAGCACATCAATCTGGGTGCGCAGGAGCCGTTGCAAGTCGTCGCGCTCACGAACCTTAAGGTTGGCGAACGATGCCCGGGCGAGCGGCAGGAAGGCATCGGAAGTCATTTCGTAGAGTGGCATGATGGGGCGGATGATGAGGGGCTATGATGATTTGCGCGGACGCCCACGTTTGCCGGTGCTGGAGGTAGACGAAGGTGTTACGGAACTGTGGTTGGTCGTGCCGGTGAGTTCCGCGACGAGGGCGGAGAGGAGGTTGGCGGCGGTGGCTCGGGAGGCGGCGAGTTGCGTTTCCAACGCGTCCACCAAGGCCATCAGTTGCTCCACTTTGGCGACGATCCGGCGCTGTTCGGCGAGGGGAGGGATGGGGATTGGATAGGCGCGTAGGGAACGTCCGGTGAGATGCTTGATTGTTGCACCCGTGAAATACCCCGCGAGCACTTCGTTTCGGCAGTCAATTTGCAGGTTCAACGCCAAAAACTCGGACAGGATTTCATCGCACGGGCGGACGCGGTGAAGGGCCTTCTGAAAATACATTTCTGGTGCGTCGTCTCGCCAAATGGCACAGCGACCGGGTTCGCCACCTTCGCAAATCAGCAGGTCTCCATGTTTCAGGCGAAGTTCGTCTTCCTCCCTTTCTTCAACGCGCATCTCCTTAATGTCATCGAGTTCGAAGCGCATCCATTGCACGTTGGTGTTTCTAAGATAGGGTTTCGACACTCCGCGATTCTTTTGCACATCAAGCATCTTCCCTAGCCGCTGTTCGCCGACTCCTGCGAACCTAAGCCAAGTCCACGAACTCGGGACATCCTGTCTTTTCTCCGTTCTCGCGACAACCCACCGCTGCGTGTCAACGCCACACGTTTGAAGCGCAAGCTCTGCCGGTTCGTCGTTGGGGTCTTGGGGGACGAGTTTGCCTTGGACGGCGAGGGTGAGGATGGCTTTGCGGAGGTCGGCGGGGGGGATGGGGTAGGACGGATGGAAGATCCAGTCAAGGTTGGCCGGGGTGGGTGCTTCGGCAAAGCGGGCTAGCGACGCGCGGGCGAGCGTGGCGTGTCGCGTCTCCCGTTCCTCCTGCAGCGCCTCCAGCCGATCACACAACGCCATCAACTCATCCACCTTCGCCACGATCCGCTTCTGCTCGGCGAGGGGTGGAAGGGCGATGGGGATGCTGTTCATCTTCGCCTGATTCATCTTCGGCTGTGCGGATCCAGTGACGTAGGGCTCAAGATTAATTGCGTTGATGTGGAGCTCGATGTAGCGGAGGAAATCTTCGGATATTCCGTCGAGAACATGGGCGTGATTGTTCACCCAATAGAGGCCTCGTGCCATGAACGCTATGGGCGTCGAGCGGTTGATGAGGTTCGCCCCGTCTTCGCCAATTAGAAGCAGTGGTTTATCAAAAAGATAGCCGTCAATCTTGTCAATGACTCCAGACGCACCGTAGTAGTCGTAAGTCTTCGCTTTCGTAGTGCGTTCCTCTTTGCTGACCGGAATACGCTCCCCGTCTCGGTTAACCATGATCTCGCCGAAGCGCACCCACGTCCAAGACAATGGAAGCACGCGAGTGTTCGTATCTGTGGACATCGGAGAGACGGTGGTCGGTCCGCGCAATTTTCCTTTCTTTGACAACGCTGTTTTGTAAGCAGCAATCTTATCGAGCAAAGCCAAGGCTGATTCGTCGCTTTCATCTTGTTCGACGAGAGTCCCCGTCACTGCCAAGTGTCGCACCAGTTCACGCATCTTCACCACCGCGTTCGGGGCGTCAGCAAACTGGTCGAACTTGTTGAAAAACGTTTCCAGCTTCATTCGACAGTCCCGGCGGTGGCGTTGAGGGCATGGTGGAGGTCCTGTTTCAGCTTGGCGCGAGTGGCGGCAATCTGGGCGAGGAGCTTTTCGTATTCGGGGAGGAGGTGGTCCACGTCGCCGGGGCCGGTGTCTGGGCTGTGTGGGTTTTTGAGGTCGAGGTTGAAGTTGCCGGCCTTGATGGTGTCGATGGAGACGCGCCAGGCTTGTTCGTTTTCTTCGCGTTTGCTGTAGAGGCCTTTTTTGTCGGGTTTGCCCCACCAGGTGCGTTCGGCTTCGAATTCTTCGATGCGGATGGGTTTGCCTTTGTTGTAGCTTTTGGCGCCGGGGGGATAGGGGTGCTCGTAATACCAGACTTCCTTGGTGGGCGTGCCTTTGGTGAAGAAGAGGAGGTTGGTGCGGATGCTGGTGTAGGGATTAAAGACGCCGTTGGGCAGGCGGACGATGGTGTGGAGGTTGCACTCGGTGAGGAGGGCTTCCTTGATGCGGGTTTTGACGCCTTCTCCAAAGAGTGTTCCGTCGGGCAGCACGAGTCCGGCGCGGCCGCCGGGCTTGAGGATTTTCATGAGGAGCACTAGGAAGAGGTCGGCGGTCTCGCGGGTGCGGAACTCGGCGGGATAGTTGGATTCAATGCCGTCCTCCTCCATGCCTCCAAACGGGGGGTTGGTGACGATGACGTCGACGCGCTCCTTTGGACCCCAGTCGCGCAATGGACGGGCGAGGGTGTTATCGTGACGGACGTTGGAGGGGATGTCGATGCCGTGGAGGAGGAGGTTGGTCATGCACAGCACGTGCGGGAGGTGCTTCTTCTCGATGCCAGCGAAGCAGTCCTGGATGATACGCTCGTCAGCTTCGGTTTTGACCTGCTTGCGAAGATGTTCGATGGCGCAGACGAGGAAGCCACCAGTGCCGCATGCAGGATCGAGGACCGTTTCGCCGAGGCGGGGATTGACCTGTTCGACGATGAACTGGGTGACGGCGCGTGGGGTGTAGAATTCCCCAGAGTTGCCTGCGGATTGCAGGTCCTTAAGGAGCTTTTCGTAGATGTCGCCGAACATGTGGCGGTCATCGGAGGCATTGAAGTCGATGCCATTAATCTTGTTGATGACCTGGCGCATCAACGTGCCGTTCTTCATGTAGTTGTTGGCGTCCTCGAAGGCGGTGCGGATGAGGGTCGTAATTTTGTCGCCGCCGCTGGTGAGGTTCTTGAGCTTGGGAAGGAGGGTGTTGTTGATGAAATCGAGCAGCGCCTCGCCAGTGATGCCCTCCTCGTTTTTGGCCCAGGTGGACCAGCGCAAATGCTGTGGCAGCGGGGATTTATAATGGTCGCGCAAGAGTTCCATTTCCTGTTCGCGGTCATCAAAGATTTTGAGGAAGAACATCCAGCCGAGCTGTTCGAGGCGTTGTGCGTCGCCGTAAGTTCCGGCGTCCTTGCGCATGATGTCCTGAATGGTTTTGACGAGGTTGGAGACGTTGGGCATGATTAGACCCGCGATGGGTGCAGAGATTGAGCGTGAGCTTTGATTTGCTCAGCAAAACCAAGCAGTGGATCGACGGCCGGATATAGTGCCGACGATGGAACTCTGGGGAAGTCAGAATCCCAAAATGTTTGTGGATTGAAGCTGAATTTCGCGACTAAACGTTTTCCAAAGTCAACTTCGGCTACGCGATAATGATGTTTTTGATCAAAGTTTTCAATTTCAGGATATTCGCCTAGGAGATATCCTTCTTGGAGATGCGGACGAATGGCACTGGGGGGGCAGACCGATGCAAGGCGAACGGTCTGCAACCCTTCCTCAGCACACACAGTCACAGCCCCGCTGATATGAGGGACTGCCAAAACGAACAAATAGGCTTTGTCGGAGTCATCATTGGCGACAGCAAATGAGGTGGATATTCGAAGCGAATGACTTACGTCTAACAAGGGAGTGCGGCAGATTTCGTAGTGTTGAATGATTGACCACCGAACAATTTGGTAACGGGTGACAAAAGTATTCCCTAGTCGATCAACCTCCATCCTGTAGTGC from Phragmitibacter flavus encodes the following:
- a CDS encoding autotransporter-associated beta strand repeat-containing protein; amino-acid sequence: MIASTSNNSPCPNAFAVRFFLGLFLSLPFLPTTTEGANASWIGGTGTQAWDNVANWAPGIPGANPGTTNADIATFNTATTGTLVTIDAGRNIGSLRFSTGASGSYTIGSAGINLGETLRLSSGGSIVMDAGVTSPVTINAPLIIEPTSATGNGTYTFTNNSASADADPNTYKMILNGGISGGTTTGTITLNFTGSAGNRSNDNSGNLINGLISNGGASSLALNITGLSNQRGVWRITNDANSFTGNVAINTGTLLFTSIANIGQNSSLGAGNAVTLGSGIHLKYVGTSNQTTNRTITGGGAFYNNTGGTTLTLTGAVGSGITYRGGGNFDIQGLITGTSGISRTDPGTVFLNNDNNSFSGDVGISDGAFRGATLSNNGTDAASNSAFGRNGRILFGQGSSTTGRLEYTGVTTSTDRLVVMRNDAAGNTGRGVIDVFTAGETLTFTNDVRVGSAAAANIAELTLRGSGNGVIQGQIGGTTGNAAAVASLRLFKSGTGTWTLTSANTYTRETNINAGVLNIQDSNALGAVLSNETTPTAVGAGTTVASGATLQLQNNISVGAEALSLNGTGASGQTGALVNVSGTNNFGGALSLAGNTTIASDSGRLNLTNTTAIAGTSRTLTLAGAGDGSLAAPLESAAISTLTKNGTGLWTVSGANTYTGTTTVNAGILNVTGSLANTAVNVNNTATFAHIGTVGSTTIANGGSLLVGNAEVPGSTGTLGINGNLILNQNSALIMDLGTASDLINVTGDLTLDGIARISPGAGFTAGSYRLIDYTGSLTDNVLTAQVIAGYDLSVDTTIANQVNLLANAITAAQYWDGVNTTANGIVDGGPGIWTNATTNFTSADGTTNTSWAAATEKIAIFAGAAGGTVQVQDDIEVNGLQFAQNYALTDAGGELQIANAATEVRINLNTTADISAAITGAGGINKTGDGTLLFSAPAGTHTYAGPTRITSGILKAGVDNALPTNTAVIVGGNVSAVGVATTDSTFDLSTASQQVSSLTLTGNNTTLASNVIIGSGETLTVTGTGGLITGVANSAKNTTLANFTGGGNLVVNNATANVELGLQTATSFIPGMTESVPPAPPINFDDGSNRNTTTTDFTQLGSLTATVNEFRVGHGLNNSSTVLLSNTANTITAEVVQLSNSAGWNAGTATVVLGTGTNVINTDLLNIGTSKGVATLRFASQTAGSPGSVVIGGKDSAEVDIIIGSSQGTNTGATPTGTLDLRGHDATVVADSVLVGHRDNAGGGGSSGTIHFSQGTFSANSVTLGFMSGNALGTANGVLNLSGGTFTVNDTFTLATFNNTIVSPATTAAGNARATVNITGGTLISNTDILEGGGTNATATNTISTINLNGGTLDMTGHSIGDATNTINVLTLASGALKDVAEINGGGDIEKTTGGTLTLLGNNTYTGNTTITAGILRVGDGGDNGTLGTGGDVINNATLALNRNNLLTVANNISGSGVLNQTGTGTSVLSGTNTYIGLTTVSAGTLLANNDYLGTNSATGSNDVSVTTGATFGGNGFIEGDVTIGSGAFFSPGGNTETVTAAVTGLSTDTGTMRILGHLSLNSGATMNLDLKTNGSHGLTATFDPATNRLTSVTGTSLDGGNDRVIIEGDLILDPNATISLTLGSGYTPNYRDVFDLMDWVGTIPLGFYGDASGIRTGNDNDLYSLDLPDLSAYNSEWFWDVSQFGTTGVVAIVPEPGRMLLLAAALIGFTLRRRRALR
- a CDS encoding LamG-like jellyroll fold domain-containing protein, whose protein sequence is MVSVTGLCIGMGLGFCFGLGIGMSGAQGATVLYYQMEGTAGTTAAAVADSGANGLTGTAGNYGGGGAATPTYSGVTVGPIITAGIGGAVVNANNTTSLKFENPGVAGGNFQTNAGGRVTLASSALLEPANFTIEAFVRVESQIQFASIVGKERNSGSTWLMDSNPSGHSGVTEPTNMTLRARIDHQVLESSGGMGSGQNQSFGSSGSISSAATGLGDGWHHVAMTYDDSENRVRLFVDYVQVGTGVLSADGVQDLVYNGGLFFIGGGGGGRGFDGWIDEVRFSDSLLVTNDFLRVVPEPGRMVLLMMAGLMGMMWRRRG
- a CDS encoding DUF4268 domain-containing protein, coding for MPLYEMTSDAFLPLARASFANLKVRERDDLQRLLRTQIDVLGDDLYVLTEEFGDWDESRRRIDLLAIDTLANLVVVELKRTNDGGHMELQAIRYASMVSAMTFDRAEQIHANFLSRIGQPADEARTRMLDFLGWENPEEESFAPDVRIVLVSEDFGKELTTAVLWLRERDIDIRCVRLRPYLDAGKHLIDVQQIIPLPEANEYQVQLREKEQVDRKRRVGRHDERLKFWETLIAMARTRQTRHAHRKPGTAGYLSATSGVAGLSFNYAIGLQTASTELYIDRGNELENKSIFEQLLARKDEIEATFGAPLLWEPLETKRACRIKDTIERGGYRSPESEWTMIQSSMIDSMIKLEAALKPGLSALGI
- a CDS encoding restriction endonuclease subunit S, producing MKLETFFNKFDQFADAPNAVVKMRELVRHLAVTGTLVEQDESDESALALLDKIAAYKTALSKKGKLRGPTTVSPMSTDTNTRVLPLSWTWVRFGEIMVNRDGERIPVSKEERTTKAKTYDYYGASGVIDKIDGYLFDKPLLLIGEDGANLINRSTPIAFMARGLYWVNNHAHVLDGISEDFLRYIELHINAINLEPYVTGSAQPKMNQAKMNSIPIALPPLAEQKRIVAKVDELMALCDRLEALQEERETRHATLARASLARFAEAPTPANLDWIFHPSYPIPPADLRKAILTLAVQGKLVPQDPNDEPAELALQTCGVDTQRWVVARTEKRQDVPSSWTWLRFAGVGEQRLGKMLDVQKNRGVSKPYLRNTNVQWMRFELDDIKEMRVEEREEDELRLKHGDLLICEGGEPGRCAIWRDDAPEMYFQKALHRVRPCDEILSEFLALNLQIDCRNEVLAGYFTGATIKHLTGRSLRAYPIPIPPLAEQRRIVAKVEQLMALVDALETQLAASRATAANLLSALVAELTGTTNHSSVTPSSTSSTGKRGRPRKSS
- a CDS encoding type I restriction-modification system subunit M; translation: MPNVSNLVKTIQDIMRKDAGTYGDAQRLEQLGWMFFLKIFDDREQEMELLRDHYKSPLPQHLRWSTWAKNEEGITGEALLDFINNTLLPKLKNLTSGGDKITTLIRTAFEDANNYMKNGTLMRQVINKINGIDFNASDDRHMFGDIYEKLLKDLQSAGNSGEFYTPRAVTQFIVEQVNPRLGETVLDPACGTGGFLVCAIEHLRKQVKTEADERIIQDCFAGIEKKHLPHVLCMTNLLLHGIDIPSNVRHDNTLARPLRDWGPKERVDVIVTNPPFGGMEEDGIESNYPAEFRTRETADLFLVLLMKILKPGGRAGLVLPDGTLFGEGVKTRIKEALLTECNLHTIVRLPNGVFNPYTSIRTNLLFFTKGTPTKEVWYYEHPYPPGAKSYNKGKPIRIEEFEAERTWWGKPDKKGLYSKREENEQAWRVSIDTIKAGNFNLDLKNPHSPDTGPGDVDHLLPEYEKLLAQIAATRAKLKQDLHHALNATAGTVE
- a CDS encoding FRG domain-containing protein; this encodes MMTVGQRPLWSFIGGETRAVKVDNSTIRKEPPYDVGFYKELAQKIAELQFRNPSYVLLFRGQGTDYRDEKGSMLRPNIFRTPAQEQPGQHNERVSRRLKRLKAAEDFLVKHYRMEVDRLGNTFVTRYQIVRWSIIQHYEICRTPLLDVSHSLRISTSFAVANDDSDKAYLFVLAVPHISGAVTVCAEEGLQTVRLASVCPPSAIRPHLQEGYLLGEYPEIENFDQKHHYRVAEVDFGKRLVAKFSFNPQTFWDSDFPRVPSSALYPAVDPLLGFAEQIKAHAQSLHPSRV